Proteins encoded together in one Pseudomonas sp. Seg1 window:
- a CDS encoding type 1 glutamine amidotransferase domain-containing protein: MATSLNGKRVAFLVTDGFEQVELTGPKQALEEAGAQVDILSAEAGKVKGWHHDKPADDFTVDQTFQGASSEQYDAIVLPGGVQNSDTIRIDQDAQHLVKTGTSAGKPIAVICHGSWLLISSGLVNGKTITSYKTLKDDLVNAGANWVDQEVVRDGHLISSRQPDDIPAFSRELIDALSD; this comes from the coding sequence ATGGCTACTTCACTCAACGGCAAGCGCGTCGCTTTTTTGGTAACCGATGGTTTCGAACAGGTTGAATTGACCGGTCCCAAGCAGGCGCTGGAAGAGGCTGGTGCGCAGGTCGATATCCTCTCGGCCGAGGCCGGCAAGGTTAAAGGCTGGCATCACGACAAGCCGGCGGACGACTTCACCGTCGACCAGACTTTCCAGGGCGCCAGCAGCGAGCAATATGACGCGATTGTGCTGCCCGGTGGCGTCCAGAACTCCGACACGATCCGCATCGATCAGGATGCCCAGCATCTGGTCAAGACCGGCACTTCGGCCGGCAAACCGATTGCGGTGATCTGCCATGGCAGTTGGTTGCTGATCTCGTCGGGGCTGGTCAATGGCAAAACCATCACCAGCTACAAGACACTCAAGGATGATCTGGTGAATGCCGGAGCCAACTGGGTCGATCAGGAAGTGGTCAGAGACGGCCACTTGATCAGCAGCCGCCAGCCGGATGATATTCCGGCGTTCAGCCGAGAGTTGATCGACGCACTCTCTGATTGA
- a CDS encoding HDOD domain-containing protein, whose amino-acid sequence MPAQPQIMVDLQMEQYMPDPDLEVIAKLIAQDPGLSGALLKIVNSPYYGLSNKITSIQRAVNLLGSRSIINLINAQSIKGEMNDDTIVTLNRFWDTAQDVAMTCLTLAKRIGTQAGDEAYALGLFHDCGVPLMLQRFPNYMSVLEKAYANASAECRVVDTENAEFNTNHAVVGYYTAKSWRLPEHVSAAIANHHNALAIFSDESSRNSQLKNLLAILKMAEHICASYRVLGNQTEDFEWNAVGPLVLDYVGLSDYDFETLKQTIRDLGAH is encoded by the coding sequence GTGCCCGCGCAGCCGCAGATCATGGTGGATCTGCAAATGGAGCAGTACATGCCCGACCCGGATCTGGAGGTGATCGCCAAGCTGATCGCCCAGGATCCCGGCCTGTCCGGCGCGCTGCTGAAAATCGTCAACTCGCCGTATTACGGCTTGAGCAACAAGATCACTTCGATCCAGCGCGCGGTAAACCTGCTGGGCAGCCGTTCGATCATCAACCTGATCAATGCCCAATCGATCAAGGGCGAGATGAACGACGACACCATCGTCACCCTCAATCGTTTCTGGGACACCGCGCAGGACGTGGCGATGACTTGCCTGACCCTGGCCAAGCGCATCGGCACTCAGGCGGGCGACGAGGCATACGCTCTCGGCCTGTTCCACGACTGCGGCGTACCGTTGATGTTGCAGCGGTTCCCCAATTACATGTCGGTACTGGAAAAGGCTTACGCCAATGCCAGCGCCGAATGCCGTGTGGTGGACACTGAAAACGCCGAGTTCAACACCAACCACGCTGTGGTCGGCTACTACACCGCCAAGTCCTGGCGCCTGCCGGAACATGTCAGCGCGGCCATCGCCAATCACCACAATGCCTTGGCGATCTTCAGCGATGAGTCGTCGCGCAACAGTCAGCTGAAAAACCTGTTGGCGATTCTCAAGATGGCCGAGCACATCTGCGCCTCGTATCGAGTGCTGGGCAATCAGACCGAAGATTTCGAATGGAACGCAGTGGGCCCGCTGGTACTCGATTACGTAGGGCTGTCGGACTACGACTTCGAAACCCTCAAACAAACGATCCGCGACCTCGGCGCGCATTGA
- a CDS encoding SagB family peptide dehydrogenase: MYINPYLFILPRSPGQIVWNYKDHTQHELDLDYSIRLTQLINNPDLFDTHSIIDTQLLSAGILTVSKIDNPQWGWDELSKIYHIGTQNIPCEHTPQNIHEWSRQYLSHCNEVLATPAPVKERQQQEAGQSIALPLPHELRDDSLVHALLQRKTCRTYTGAAMTLDDLGTLLYLSLGYLRERDGDRDESIADDLGARRSSPSGGGLNACEGFLLVQNVDDLEPGIYAYQPTDHSISRVNSLPQSALGVLLAGQHFINNLPLGLFITARFDRLWWKYEHSRAYRMAFVEAGHLSQTFQLVATALGLNTWLTGAFADRQVEALLKLEGSAEQPLFFVGCGESDGQAMCQEMHGLLREVQA, from the coding sequence ATGTACATAAACCCTTACCTGTTTATATTGCCGCGCTCGCCGGGACAAATAGTATGGAACTACAAAGATCATACCCAGCATGAACTTGACCTTGATTATTCAATTCGGCTCACGCAACTAATCAACAACCCTGACCTGTTCGACACGCACAGCATAATAGACACACAACTATTAAGTGCGGGCATCCTAACCGTTTCAAAAATAGACAATCCACAATGGGGTTGGGATGAACTGTCGAAGATCTACCATATCGGTACGCAAAACATTCCCTGCGAACACACCCCCCAGAATATTCACGAGTGGTCCAGGCAATATCTTTCTCACTGCAACGAAGTCCTGGCGACCCCGGCTCCCGTGAAAGAACGCCAGCAGCAGGAAGCCGGGCAGAGCATCGCGTTGCCCCTCCCGCATGAATTGCGCGACGACAGCCTGGTTCACGCCCTGCTCCAGCGTAAAACCTGCCGCACCTATACCGGCGCAGCGATGACACTCGATGACCTGGGCACCCTGCTTTATCTTTCGCTCGGTTACCTGCGCGAGCGCGACGGGGACCGTGACGAAAGCATCGCCGACGATCTCGGCGCACGCCGCAGCAGTCCTTCCGGTGGCGGTCTGAACGCCTGCGAAGGTTTTCTGCTGGTGCAGAACGTCGACGATCTGGAGCCCGGGATCTACGCCTATCAGCCGACCGACCATTCCATCAGTCGGGTCAATTCATTGCCTCAATCCGCGTTGGGGGTTTTGCTCGCAGGCCAGCACTTCATCAACAATCTGCCGCTGGGCCTGTTCATCACCGCCCGATTCGATCGGCTCTGGTGGAAATACGAGCACTCACGGGCCTATCGCATGGCATTCGTGGAAGCCGGTCATCTGTCGCAAACCTTTCAACTGGTCGCCACAGCACTTGGCCTCAACACCTGGTTGACCGGTGCGTTTGCCGACAGGCAAGTCGAAGCACTGCTCAAGCTTGAGGGAAGCGCGGAGCAACCGCTGTTCTTTGTCGGCTGCGGCGAAAGCGACGGCCAGGCGATGTGCCAGGAAATGCACGGACTGTTGCGCGAGGTACAAGCATGA
- a CDS encoding class I SAM-dependent rRNA methyltransferase produces the protein MSLPSLRLKANADRRLRAGHLWVYSNEIDVAATPLHGFNAGDQAILEAAGGKPLGIVAMSPNNLICARLLSRDTKVALDKSLLVHRLNVALSLRERLFDKPFYRLVYGDSDLLPGLVVDRFGDILVVQIASATMEAHKDDVIAALTQVLKPSGILFKNDSAARDAEGLNRYVETVFGLVPEWVALEENGVKFEAPVIQGQKTGWFYDHRMNRARLAPYAKGKRVLDLYSYIGGWGVQAAAFGASEVFCVDASAFALDGVERNAALNGFADKMTCIEGDVFEALKELKASEERFDVIVADPPAFIKRKKDMKNGEGAYRRLNEQAMRLLNKDGILVSASCSMHLPEDDLQNILLTSARHLDRNIQLLERGGQGPDHPVHPAIAETRYIKSITCRLLPNS, from the coding sequence ATGTCCCTGCCTAGCTTGCGCCTCAAAGCCAACGCCGACCGTCGCCTGCGCGCCGGTCACCTGTGGGTCTACAGCAACGAAATCGATGTGGCCGCCACGCCACTGCACGGCTTCAACGCCGGCGATCAGGCGATCCTCGAAGCCGCCGGCGGCAAGCCGCTGGGCATCGTCGCGATGAGCCCGAACAACCTGATCTGCGCCCGCCTGCTATCGCGTGACACCAAGGTCGCGCTGGACAAATCGCTGTTGGTGCACCGCCTGAACGTCGCGCTGTCCCTGCGCGAGCGTCTGTTCGACAAGCCGTTCTATCGTCTGGTCTACGGTGATTCCGACCTGCTGCCGGGCCTGGTTGTCGACCGTTTCGGCGACATTCTTGTGGTGCAGATCGCCTCGGCGACCATGGAAGCGCATAAAGATGACGTGATCGCCGCACTGACCCAAGTGCTCAAGCCAAGCGGCATCCTTTTCAAGAACGACTCCGCCGCCCGTGACGCCGAAGGCCTCAACCGTTACGTCGAAACCGTATTCGGTCTGGTGCCGGAGTGGGTCGCGCTGGAGGAGAACGGCGTGAAATTCGAAGCACCGGTCATCCAGGGCCAAAAAACCGGCTGGTTCTACGACCACCGCATGAACCGCGCGCGTCTGGCTCCTTACGCCAAAGGCAAACGCGTCCTCGACCTCTATAGCTACATCGGTGGCTGGGGCGTGCAGGCTGCCGCTTTCGGCGCCAGCGAAGTGTTCTGCGTCGATGCCTCGGCTTTCGCTCTCGACGGTGTCGAGCGCAACGCTGCACTGAACGGCTTCGCCGACAAGATGACCTGCATCGAAGGCGATGTTTTCGAAGCCCTGAAAGAACTGAAGGCCAGCGAAGAACGCTTCGACGTGATCGTGGCCGACCCGCCGGCGTTCATCAAACGCAAGAAAGACATGAAAAACGGCGAAGGCGCCTACCGTCGCCTGAACGAGCAAGCCATGCGCCTGCTCAACAAGGACGGCATCCTGGTCAGCGCTTCGTGCTCGATGCACCTGCCGGAAGACGATCTGCAGAACATCCTGCTGACCAGCGCCCGTCACCTGGACCGAAATATCCAGTTGCTTGAGCGTGGCGGTCAGGGCCCGGATCACCCGGTGCATCCGGCGATCGCCGAAACCCGCTACATCAAGAGCATCACCTGCCGCCTGCTGCCAAACAGCTGA
- the mutM gene encoding bifunctional DNA-formamidopyrimidine glycosylase/DNA-(apurinic or apyrimidinic site) lyase codes for MPELPEVETTRRGIAPHLEGQRVSRVIVRDRRLRWPIPEDLDVRLSGQRIVLVERRAKYLLINAEVGTLISHLGMSGNLRLVEVGLPALKHEHVDIELESGLALRYTDPRRFGAMLWSNDPLNHELLIRLGPEPLTDLFDGERLFQLSRGRSMAVKPFIMDNAVVVGVGNIYATEALFAAGIDPRREAGGISRARYLKLAIEIKRILAAAIERGGTTLRDFIGGDGQPGYFQQELFVYGRGGEHCKVCGTGLREVKLGQRASVFCPRCQT; via the coding sequence ATGCCTGAACTGCCGGAAGTTGAAACCACCCGCCGGGGCATTGCTCCGCATCTGGAAGGCCAGCGCGTCAGCCGGGTGATCGTGCGTGACCGGCGGCTGCGCTGGCCGATCCCCGAAGACCTCGATGTGCGACTTTCGGGGCAGCGCATCGTGTTGGTCGAGCGCCGGGCCAAGTATCTGTTGATCAATGCCGAGGTCGGCACGTTGATCAGCCATTTGGGCATGTCGGGCAATCTGCGTCTGGTCGAGGTCGGGTTGCCGGCGCTCAAGCATGAGCATGTCGATATCGAGCTGGAGTCGGGTCTGGCCCTGCGCTATACCGATCCGCGGCGGTTCGGCGCGATGTTGTGGAGCAATGATCCGCTCAATCACGAATTGCTGATTCGCCTCGGGCCGGAGCCGCTTACTGATCTGTTCGATGGCGAGCGGCTGTTCCAGCTGTCACGCGGGCGTTCGATGGCGGTCAAGCCGTTCATCATGGACAACGCGGTGGTGGTCGGGGTCGGCAATATCTACGCGACGGAAGCGCTGTTTGCCGCCGGGATCGATCCGCGCCGCGAGGCCGGGGGCATTTCCCGGGCGCGCTATCTGAAGCTGGCCATCGAGATCAAGCGCATCCTCGCTGCCGCCATCGAGCGTGGCGGCACCACGTTGCGTGATTTCATCGGCGGCGACGGGCAGCCGGGGTATTTCCAGCAGGAACTGTTTGTCTACGGTCGTGGCGGTGAACACTGCAAGGTTTGCGGCACCGGTTTGCGCGAAGTGAAGCTGGGACAACGCGCCAGTGTGTTCTGCCCGCGCTGCCAGACCTGA
- a CDS encoding multidrug transporter, translating into MKSLQVLFATLLLCSSLVVQATENGSGDPRYTIQNPPAYAMIGDLLIARPLLVVATVIGAGAFIVSLPFTALGGGIGDAGQALVVDPAKAAFVRCLGCTGEGFEQRE; encoded by the coding sequence ATGAAATCCTTGCAAGTCCTCTTCGCAACACTGCTGCTGTGTTCCAGCCTGGTTGTTCAGGCCACGGAAAACGGCAGTGGTGATCCGCGTTACACCATTCAGAATCCACCGGCCTACGCCATGATCGGCGACTTGCTGATTGCCCGACCTTTGCTGGTGGTGGCTACGGTGATTGGCGCGGGGGCGTTTATTGTGTCGCTGCCATTTACCGCGTTGGGTGGCGGGATTGGCGATGCAGGACAGGCGCTGGTCGTGGACCCGGCGAAAGCGGCGTTTGTGCGGTGTCTGGGGTGTACGGGGGAGGGGTTTGAGCAGC
- a CDS encoding diiron oxygenase, whose protein sequence is MTVLIPDPAEVPVSWALKFTLGDWDSRASVRTSTHNYQLPDDVQQQLESRYWFPPAFLPYLAHPAIQAAGREVLHRLTANHLVYFLDYTTLLEHRIVNRAVEVIAHRELPIYVPLAMKHAALQLYTDEGYHALFSNRLAEQIATLYNVGGRPAIPKRITRMNALVARTPEKQRSLTWFLLGFVSETIIARELLDVCRDSLVSSVNDMLRDHLADEARHSRYFAEVFHYLWLSMNIRQRTFVSKTLLEIIGIFFEADERWLQQSLRGAGIAESDVRNIVGSMATVQASRARAKSGSIATLDALRKAGFFATPHNQTLFSKAGLIDG, encoded by the coding sequence ATGACAGTCTTGATTCCGGATCCGGCCGAAGTGCCTGTGTCATGGGCGCTCAAATTTACTTTGGGGGACTGGGACAGCCGCGCCTCGGTACGCACCAGCACCCACAACTATCAATTGCCGGACGACGTGCAGCAACAACTCGAAAGCCGCTACTGGTTTCCCCCCGCCTTCCTGCCTTATCTCGCTCATCCAGCGATCCAGGCCGCAGGCCGCGAGGTGCTGCACCGCCTGACCGCCAACCATCTGGTGTACTTTCTCGACTACACCACCCTGCTCGAGCATCGCATCGTCAATCGCGCGGTTGAAGTCATCGCCCATCGGGAACTGCCCATTTATGTGCCGCTGGCGATGAAGCACGCAGCGCTGCAGCTCTACACCGACGAGGGCTACCACGCGCTGTTCTCCAATCGTCTCGCCGAACAGATCGCCACGCTCTATAACGTTGGCGGGCGCCCGGCGATACCCAAGCGCATCACGCGCATGAACGCACTGGTCGCCCGTACCCCGGAAAAGCAACGTTCACTGACATGGTTTCTGCTCGGTTTCGTTTCGGAAACCATCATTGCCCGGGAACTGCTGGACGTGTGCCGCGACAGTCTCGTGTCCAGTGTGAACGACATGCTGCGCGATCATCTGGCCGACGAAGCCCGCCACAGTCGCTATTTCGCTGAAGTGTTCCATTACCTTTGGCTGTCCATGAACATTCGCCAGCGCACATTTGTGAGCAAAACGCTGCTCGAGATCATCGGCATTTTCTTCGAGGCCGACGAACGCTGGCTGCAACAGAGCCTGCGTGGAGCGGGCATTGCCGAGAGCGATGTACGAAATATTGTCGGCAGCATGGCAACAGTGCAGGCCAGCCGTGCGCGTGCAAAATCAGGCTCCATCGCTACGCTGGATGCACTGCGCAAGGCCGGTTTCTTCGCCACGCCCCATAACCAGACACTTTTTTCCAAGGCAGGACTGATCGATGGATAA
- the ilvD gene encoding dihydroxy-acid dehydratase — protein sequence MPDYRSKTSTHGRNMAGARALWRATGMKDDDFKKPIIAIANSFTQFVPGHVHLKDLGQLVAREIERAGGVAKEFNTIAVDDGIAMGHDGMLYSLPSREIIADSVEYMVNAHCADAIVCISNCDKITPGMLMAALRLNIPVIFVSGGPMEAGKTKLASHGLDLVDAMVIAADESASDEKVAEYERSACPTCGSCSGMFTANSMNCLTEALGLALPGNGSTLATHSDREQLFLQAGRTIVELCKRYYGENDESVLPRNIANFKAFENAMMLDIAMGGSTNTILHLLAAAQEAEIDFDLRDIDRLSRSVPQLCKVAPNIQKYHMEDVHRAGGIFSILGSLARGGLLHIDLPTVHSRSMEEAIAKWDITQTTDEAVHHFFKAGPAGIPTQTAFSQSTRWETLDDDRENGCIRSFEHAYSQEGGLAVLYGNIALDGCVVKTAGVDESIHVFEGNAKIFESQDSAVRGILADEVKAGDIVIIRYEGPKGGPGMQEMLYPTSYLKSKGLGKACALLTDGRFSGGTSGLSIGHASPEAAAGGAIGLVQDGDKVLIDIPNRSINLLVSDEELAARRVEQDKKGWKPVEVRPRKVTTALKAYALLATSADKGAVRNKAMLDGL from the coding sequence ATGCCAGATTACCGCTCGAAAACATCCACCCACGGCCGCAACATGGCCGGCGCCCGCGCACTGTGGCGCGCCACCGGGATGAAAGATGACGACTTCAAAAAGCCGATCATCGCCATTGCCAACTCGTTCACCCAGTTCGTACCGGGCCATGTGCACCTGAAGGATCTGGGCCAGCTGGTCGCCCGCGAAATCGAACGCGCCGGTGGCGTCGCGAAAGAATTCAACACCATCGCCGTGGATGACGGTATCGCCATGGGCCACGACGGCATGCTCTATTCGCTGCCGAGCCGCGAGATCATCGCCGATTCCGTCGAGTACATGGTCAACGCCCACTGCGCCGATGCCATCGTGTGCATTTCCAACTGCGACAAGATCACCCCGGGCATGCTGATGGCTGCCTTGCGCCTGAACATCCCGGTGATTTTCGTTTCCGGCGGCCCGATGGAAGCCGGCAAGACCAAACTCGCTTCCCACGGCCTCGACCTCGTCGACGCCATGGTGATCGCCGCCGACGAAAGCGCTTCTGACGAGAAAGTCGCTGAGTACGAGCGCAGCGCCTGCCCGACCTGCGGTTCGTGCTCCGGCATGTTCACCGCCAACTCGATGAACTGCCTGACGGAAGCGCTGGGTCTGGCATTGCCGGGCAACGGTTCGACCCTCGCCACCCACAGCGACCGCGAGCAGCTGTTCCTGCAGGCGGGCCGTACCATCGTCGAGCTGTGCAAGCGTTACTACGGCGAGAACGATGAATCGGTATTGCCGCGCAACATCGCCAACTTCAAGGCGTTCGAGAACGCGATGATGCTCGACATCGCCATGGGCGGTTCGACCAACACCATCCTGCACTTGCTGGCTGCCGCCCAGGAGGCGGAGATCGATTTCGACCTGCGCGATATCGACCGTCTTTCGCGCAGCGTTCCACAGCTGTGCAAAGTCGCGCCAAACATCCAGAAGTACCACATGGAAGACGTGCACCGCGCCGGCGGCATCTTCAGCATCCTCGGTTCGCTGGCCCGTGGCGGCCTGCTGCACATCGACCTGCCGACCGTGCACAGCCGCAGCATGGAAGAAGCCATCGCCAAGTGGGACATCACCCAGACCACTGACGAAGCGGTTCACCACTTCTTCAAGGCTGGTCCTGCCGGCATCCCGACCCAGACCGCGTTCAGCCAGTCGACCCGTTGGGAAACCCTGGATGATGACCGTGAAAACGGCTGCATCCGCAGCTTCGAACACGCTTACTCGCAAGAGGGTGGCCTGGCCGTGTTGTACGGCAACATCGCGCTGGACGGCTGCGTGGTGAAAACTGCCGGCGTCGATGAGTCGATCCATGTCTTCGAAGGCAACGCGAAAATCTTCGAAAGCCAGGACAGCGCCGTGCGCGGCATCCTCGCTGACGAAGTGAAGGCTGGCGACATCGTCATCATTCGCTACGAAGGCCCGAAAGGCGGCCCGGGCATGCAGGAAATGCTCTACCCGACCTCGTACCTGAAATCCAAAGGCCTGGGCAAAGCCTGTGCGCTGCTCACCGATGGCCGTTTCTCCGGCGGCACTTCGGGCCTGTCCATCGGCCACGCTTCGCCAGAGGCTGCGGCCGGCGGCGCGATCGGTCTGGTGCAGGACGGCGATAAAGTGCTGATCGACATCCCGAACCGTTCGATCAACCTGTTGGTCAGCGACGAAGAACTGGCTGCACGCCGGGTCGAGCAGGACAAGAAAGGCTGGAAACCGGTTGAGGTTCGTCCTCGCAAAGTGACCACCGCCCTCAAGGCCTACGCCCTGCTGGCGACCAGCGCCGACAAGGGTGCTGTGCGTAACAAGGCAATGCTCGACGGGCTGTAA
- a CDS encoding haloacid dehalogenase-like hydrolase, which translates to MKFAPKFLAVALTVGLGLAGQAFATDLKHWPADQAKALDAMIAANANKGNYAVFDMDNTSYRYDLEESLLPFMENKGLITRDKLDPSLKLMPFKDTADHKESLFSYYYRLCEVDDMVCYPWVAQVFSGFTLKELKGYVDELMASGKPVPATYYEGDVVKNLDVQPPKIFTGQVELYNKLMENGIEVYVMTAASEELVRMVAADPKYGYNVKPQNVIGVTTLLKNRETNELTTARKQITAGKYDEKANLGLELTPYLWTPATWMAGKHAAILTYIDEWKKPVLVGGDTPTSDGYMLFHDVDVAKGGIHLWVNRKDKYMTQLNGMMAKHAAAQAKEGLPVTADKNWVIVKPEEIQ; encoded by the coding sequence ATGAAGTTCGCACCGAAATTTCTGGCTGTCGCACTGACTGTAGGTTTGGGCCTGGCCGGTCAGGCTTTCGCCACCGACCTCAAACACTGGCCGGCGGATCAGGCCAAGGCACTGGACGCGATGATCGCCGCCAACGCCAACAAGGGTAACTACGCGGTGTTCGACATGGACAACACCAGTTACCGCTACGACCTCGAAGAGTCCTTGCTGCCATTCATGGAAAACAAGGGCCTGATCACCCGCGACAAGCTCGATCCCTCCCTGAAGCTGATGCCGTTCAAGGACACCGCCGACCACAAGGAAAGCCTGTTCAGTTACTACTATCGCCTCTGCGAAGTCGACGACATGGTCTGCTACCCGTGGGTGGCGCAGGTGTTCTCCGGCTTCACCCTCAAGGAGCTTAAGGGCTACGTCGATGAGTTGATGGCCTCGGGCAAACCGGTGCCGGCGACTTATTACGAAGGCGATGTGGTGAAGAACCTCGACGTTCAACCACCGAAAATCTTCACCGGCCAGGTTGAGCTGTACAACAAGCTGATGGAGAACGGCATCGAGGTCTACGTGATGACTGCGGCCTCGGAAGAACTGGTGCGCATGGTCGCGGCCGATCCGAAGTATGGCTACAACGTCAAACCGCAGAACGTCATCGGCGTGACCACGTTGCTGAAAAACCGCGAAACCAACGAACTGACCACTGCGCGTAAACAGATCACCGCCGGCAAGTATGACGAGAAGGCCAACCTCGGCCTTGAGCTGACCCCGTACCTGTGGACCCCGGCAACATGGATGGCCGGCAAGCATGCGGCGATCCTTACCTACATCGACGAATGGAAAAAACCGGTCCTGGTGGGTGGCGATACCCCGACCAGCGATGGTTACATGCTGTTCCACGATGTTGACGTGGCCAAGGGCGGCATTCACCTGTGGGTCAACCGCAAGGACAAATACATGACGCAGCTCAACGGCATGATGGCCAAGCACGCAGCGGCGCAGGCCAAGGAAGGGTTGCCGGTGACGGCGGACAAGAACTGGGTGATCGTCAAGCCTGAAGAGATTCAGTAA
- a CDS encoding multidrug effflux MFS transporter, translating to MDKGKSVVTPRQRRGAVSLLLAMVLLGAFPLDVLLPSFPALAAHFQTTPADIALSISLFAVGIAFAQVLIGPLSDTIGRKGLLLAGMSVSMLGALGCVMTDDYTLFLIFRVVQAIGCGCFVLSQALVQDLFEGEERDRLRILMVTASGIFISVSPLAGTFLQATLGWRGSFWVFTALAAVVLIKAWLLLDNSQPASSGIRLGFIQSYRRVLGNFQSVGYWLISAFAFACHFSFIVISPLIFMDQLQLAPYDFSLILLIYGAAYIVGGIVASVLNRRITPGRQIITGLSLILLSGLAMLYLAAHHALAPTTVLIPMLICTAGTTITRPAATSRAMALFPDNAGTSASAGSTIIFISGGLISALISLSPANLQATLGYSFVLLSCVALALNSGISRRLRSVQASALVQPGSE from the coding sequence ATGGATAAAGGAAAATCCGTGGTAACCCCCCGTCAGCGTCGCGGGGCTGTCAGCCTGTTGCTGGCGATGGTGCTGCTCGGCGCGTTCCCACTGGATGTCCTGCTTCCATCGTTTCCGGCACTGGCCGCGCACTTCCAGACAACCCCGGCGGACATCGCACTGTCGATCAGCCTGTTCGCCGTGGGCATCGCCTTTGCCCAGGTACTGATCGGCCCACTGTCCGATACGATCGGTCGCAAGGGCTTGTTGCTCGCTGGCATGAGCGTCTCGATGCTCGGTGCACTTGGCTGCGTGATGACCGACGATTACACGCTGTTCCTGATATTCCGTGTCGTACAGGCAATAGGGTGCGGTTGTTTCGTGCTGTCCCAGGCACTGGTGCAGGATCTGTTCGAAGGTGAAGAGCGTGATCGCCTGCGTATCCTGATGGTCACCGCCAGCGGGATCTTCATTTCGGTGTCGCCACTGGCCGGCACCTTTCTACAAGCCACCCTTGGCTGGCGCGGCAGCTTCTGGGTATTTACCGCACTCGCGGCGGTCGTGCTCATCAAGGCCTGGCTGTTGCTGGACAACAGTCAGCCGGCCAGCAGTGGCATACGCTTGGGTTTCATTCAGTCGTACCGACGGGTACTGGGAAATTTCCAATCCGTCGGTTACTGGTTGATATCGGCGTTCGCCTTCGCCTGCCACTTTTCGTTCATCGTGATTTCGCCGCTGATTTTCATGGATCAGCTACAACTCGCGCCCTATGACTTTTCGCTGATTCTGCTGATTTACGGGGCTGCCTATATCGTCGGCGGCATTGTCGCCAGCGTGCTAAATCGACGCATCACCCCAGGCCGACAAATCATTACCGGGCTGAGCCTGATCCTGCTGTCGGGCCTGGCCATGCTGTATCTGGCCGCCCATCATGCGCTGGCGCCGACCACGGTGCTGATCCCGATGCTGATCTGCACGGCCGGCACCACCATCACACGACCGGCCGCCACCTCTCGGGCCATGGCGCTGTTTCCCGACAACGCCGGCACTTCGGCCTCGGCCGGTAGCACCATCATTTTTATCAGCGGCGGTTTGATCAGCGCACTGATCAGTCTGAGCCCGGCCAATCTGCAAGCCACGCTGGGTTACAGTTTTGTACTGCTCAGTTGCGTCGCGCTGGCACTCAACAGCGGGATCAGCCGGCGCTTGAGGAGCGTTCAGGCCAGTGCGCTGGTGCAACCTGGCAGCGAATGA